From a region of the Nocardioides ginsengisegetis genome:
- a CDS encoding class I SAM-dependent methyltransferase, protein MPASDRPSDRPSDRPSDRPSERRGAARTAVVWEGLRPVLEDVAARDVLDIGGGTGGFAARVAELGHRVTVVDPSPDALAALDRRARELGVEVRGQQGDLSTLLDVTGPDSADVVLCHGVLEVVEDPAAALATIREVLRPGGTLSLLVAQRHAAVIARAMAGHFQQALGLLDATAPTGRAGRRFTHDEIVGLLAGAGFAPASVHGIRVFADLVPGSLLDLEPGATASLVELEHAVATRPEFHPLAAQLHLIAQ, encoded by the coding sequence ATGCCAGCCAGCGACCGGCCCAGCGACCGTCCCAGCGACCGGCCCAGCGACCGGCCCAGCGAACGTCGGGGCGCCGCCCGCACCGCCGTGGTGTGGGAGGGCCTGCGCCCGGTCCTCGAGGACGTCGCCGCCCGCGACGTGCTCGACATCGGCGGCGGCACCGGCGGCTTCGCCGCCCGGGTCGCCGAGCTCGGCCACCGGGTCACCGTCGTCGACCCCAGCCCCGACGCGCTCGCCGCGCTCGACCGCCGGGCCCGCGAGCTCGGCGTCGAGGTCCGCGGCCAGCAGGGCGACCTGTCGACCCTGCTCGATGTCACCGGACCCGACAGTGCCGACGTGGTGCTCTGCCACGGCGTCCTCGAGGTGGTCGAGGACCCCGCCGCCGCGCTGGCCACGATCCGCGAGGTGCTCCGCCCCGGCGGCACCCTCAGCCTGCTGGTCGCCCAGCGGCACGCCGCCGTCATCGCGCGCGCCATGGCCGGCCACTTCCAGCAGGCCCTCGGCCTCCTCGACGCGACCGCGCCCACGGGCCGGGCGGGTCGCCGGTTCACCCACGACGAGATCGTCGGGCTGCTCGCCGGCGCCGGCTTCGCCCCGGCCTCGGTGCACGGCATCCGGGTCTTCGCCGACCTGGTCCCCGGCTCGCTGCTCGACCTCGAGCCCGGTGCCACCGCGTCCCTGGTCGAGCTCGAGCACGCCGTGGCCACCCGCCCCGAGTTCCACCCCCTCGCCGCGCAGCTGCACCTCATCGCGCAGTAG
- a CDS encoding DNA polymerase III subunit alpha, which yields MPDPFPHLHVASGYSLQYGASHPHTLVERAVEQEMDTLALTDRDGTYGAVKFAKACLSGGVRPVLGVDLAHLPTHATDVRRPRTPVRGGAFRDPRLPRVTFLAAAGGPGGGRAGWAAVCRLVSATHLSGERGTPVLDLDLLARELAGPLGAGQLVVLLGPGSEVGAAATRRRDDLAEAALARWRELVPAENLLVELVSHRLPGSRSGGDWGPGTTPHAARMAGLARRAGLGTILSNAVRYADRRDAPTIDVLDAARRLVALGSADLRHVGPDAFRGNAEGFLKSGKQMQEVAEEIARMAGLGDPAREARQLLARTRAVADRCALDPRADLGLGEVHFPEFTLSGEGASADVLLRARCEGAIGDRYGSAPRQRIWKRLDDELETIRTLGYASYFLTVGDVTDLIREMGVRCAARGSGAGSLVNYLLGISGVDPIRHGLLMERFLSPLRRALPDIDVDVESARRLEVYTAILDQYGGERCVCVSMMDTYRVRHAVRDVGAALGMPPGETDAIAKAFPHIRARDARAALRELPELRASGLGEERLDLMFGLVERLDGLPRHIAVHPCGVLLSDATLLDRTPVEASYAGFPMSQFDKDDVEDLGLLKFDVLGIRMQSSMAHALAEIQRVDDVVVDLDDEEQVPFDDPATYAMISAAKTLGVFQIESPGQRELVGKSGIESFEDIITDISLFRPGPVKSDMITPYLEAKQGWKAPVYLHDDLRPILGQTRGVVVFHEQVIEMIARFARVSYAEADERRRALGDVEGMAETRLWFFPRALAHGYALRVVEDVWKVLEAFASFGFCKAHAAAFALPTYQSAWLKAHWPAHFIAGLLTHDPGMYPKRLILDDARQLGIAVLGLDVNTSEQTYVVEKLPSPVGEPAETPYGIRLALSEVKGINEGEVQRIVAARPYHSLTDFWHRARVSRPIAERLVLAGGFDSVYGIGTTSDGVGRRGRVTRRDLLLQVAELDRHARAVERAGRGRGLAGRRPAAAAGSAPGSRARTVADQAAVRNSSDPLEREAAPSTERHALADQGVWARAAAQSRATAAPRPVTSVQLALDLGDEPGEGEVSGLPELSPQERMNAELEILGLDASRHVVETYATFLRQLGTTRSSELLQRRSKSELLVAGVKVATQTPPIRSGRRVIFLTLDDSTGPVDATFFEDAQGPYAATVFHSWLLVVRGELRRTGHRGVSLRATGCWALPELFALWQSHGAGDAGIEAVRAAMAVLPAGFGVEEPEHRRVLVHSSGFRMSPYSDIKPAGEETKDVARKLWHRSPGSAG from the coding sequence GTGCCCGACCCGTTCCCCCATCTCCACGTGGCCTCCGGCTACTCGCTGCAATACGGCGCCTCGCACCCGCACACGCTCGTCGAGCGGGCGGTGGAGCAGGAGATGGACACCCTTGCGCTCACCGATCGCGACGGCACCTACGGCGCGGTGAAGTTCGCCAAGGCCTGCCTGTCCGGGGGAGTGCGGCCGGTGCTCGGGGTCGACCTCGCCCACCTCCCGACCCACGCAACGGACGTCCGGCGGCCCCGCACCCCCGTCCGGGGCGGGGCGTTCCGCGACCCGCGGCTGCCCCGGGTCACCTTCCTGGCCGCGGCCGGCGGGCCGGGCGGCGGCCGGGCCGGGTGGGCGGCGGTGTGCCGGCTGGTCTCGGCCACCCACCTCTCCGGCGAGCGCGGCACCCCCGTCCTCGACCTCGACCTGCTCGCCCGCGAGCTCGCCGGGCCGCTGGGCGCGGGGCAGCTGGTGGTGCTGCTCGGTCCCGGCTCGGAGGTGGGCGCGGCCGCGACCCGGCGCCGCGACGACCTGGCCGAGGCCGCCCTGGCGCGCTGGCGCGAGCTGGTCCCCGCCGAGAACCTCCTCGTCGAGCTGGTCTCCCACCGGCTCCCCGGCAGCCGGTCCGGCGGCGACTGGGGGCCCGGCACCACCCCACACGCCGCCCGGATGGCCGGCCTGGCCCGCCGGGCCGGCCTCGGCACGATCCTGTCCAACGCGGTTCGCTACGCCGACCGCCGCGACGCCCCCACCATCGACGTCCTCGACGCGGCCCGCCGGCTGGTCGCGCTCGGCTCCGCCGACCTGCGCCACGTCGGCCCCGACGCGTTCCGCGGCAACGCCGAGGGCTTCCTCAAGTCCGGCAAGCAGATGCAGGAGGTCGCCGAGGAGATCGCCCGGATGGCCGGCCTGGGCGACCCCGCCCGCGAGGCCCGGCAGCTGCTGGCCCGCACCCGCGCGGTCGCCGACCGGTGCGCCCTGGACCCGCGGGCCGACCTGGGCCTGGGTGAGGTGCACTTCCCCGAGTTCACCCTGTCCGGGGAAGGGGCGAGCGCCGACGTCCTGCTCCGCGCCCGCTGCGAGGGTGCGATCGGCGACCGCTATGGCTCGGCCCCGCGCCAGCGCATCTGGAAGCGGCTCGACGACGAGCTGGAGACGATCCGCACCCTGGGCTACGCCTCCTACTTCCTCACCGTCGGCGACGTCACCGACCTGATCCGGGAGATGGGGGTGCGGTGCGCGGCCCGCGGGTCGGGCGCCGGCAGCCTGGTCAACTACCTGCTCGGCATCTCCGGCGTCGACCCGATCCGCCACGGCCTGCTCATGGAGCGCTTCCTCTCCCCGCTGCGGCGGGCGCTGCCCGACATCGACGTCGACGTGGAGTCCGCACGCCGGCTCGAGGTCTACACCGCGATCCTCGACCAGTACGGCGGCGAGCGCTGCGTCTGCGTCTCGATGATGGACACCTACCGGGTCCGCCACGCCGTCCGCGACGTCGGCGCCGCGCTCGGCATGCCCCCGGGCGAGACCGACGCGATCGCCAAGGCCTTCCCGCACATCCGCGCCCGCGACGCCCGGGCCGCGCTGCGCGAGCTGCCCGAGCTGCGCGCCAGCGGCCTGGGGGAGGAGCGCCTCGACCTGATGTTCGGGCTGGTGGAGCGGCTCGACGGGCTGCCGCGCCACATCGCCGTGCACCCGTGCGGGGTGCTGCTCTCCGACGCCACCCTGCTCGACCGCACCCCCGTCGAGGCGTCGTACGCCGGCTTCCCGATGAGCCAGTTCGACAAGGACGACGTGGAGGACCTCGGGCTGCTCAAGTTCGACGTGCTCGGCATCCGGATGCAGTCCTCGATGGCGCACGCGCTCGCCGAGATCCAGCGGGTCGACGACGTCGTGGTCGACCTCGACGACGAGGAGCAGGTGCCCTTCGACGACCCCGCGACCTACGCGATGATCTCGGCCGCCAAGACCCTGGGCGTCTTCCAGATCGAGTCGCCGGGGCAGCGCGAGCTGGTCGGCAAGTCCGGCATCGAGAGCTTCGAGGACATCATCACCGACATCTCGCTGTTCCGGCCCGGGCCGGTCAAGAGCGACATGATCACCCCCTACCTCGAGGCCAAGCAGGGCTGGAAGGCGCCGGTCTACCTCCACGACGACCTGCGCCCGATCCTGGGGCAGACCCGGGGCGTGGTGGTCTTCCACGAGCAGGTCATCGAGATGATCGCGCGGTTCGCGCGGGTCTCCTACGCCGAGGCCGACGAGCGCCGCCGCGCGCTCGGCGACGTCGAGGGGATGGCCGAGACCAGGCTCTGGTTCTTCCCGCGCGCGCTCGCTCACGGCTACGCCCTCCGGGTGGTCGAGGACGTCTGGAAGGTCCTCGAGGCGTTCGCATCGTTCGGGTTCTGCAAGGCCCACGCAGCGGCGTTCGCGCTGCCGACCTACCAGTCCGCCTGGCTCAAGGCGCACTGGCCGGCCCACTTCATCGCCGGCCTCCTCACCCACGACCCCGGCATGTATCCCAAGCGCCTGATCCTCGACGACGCCCGCCAGCTCGGCATCGCCGTCCTCGGCCTCGACGTCAACACCAGCGAGCAGACCTACGTCGTGGAGAAGCTTCCGTCCCCGGTGGGCGAGCCTGCCGAGACCCCCTACGGCATCCGGCTGGCCCTGTCCGAGGTCAAGGGGATCAACGAGGGGGAGGTGCAGCGGATCGTCGCGGCCCGGCCCTACCACTCGCTCACCGACTTCTGGCACCGCGCGCGGGTCTCCCGGCCGATCGCCGAGCGGCTGGTGCTGGCCGGCGGGTTCGACTCCGTCTACGGCATCGGCACCACCTCCGACGGGGTCGGCCGGCGCGGCCGGGTCACCCGCCGCGACCTGCTCCTGCAGGTGGCCGAGCTCGACCGCCACGCCCGGGCCGTCGAGCGCGCCGGTCGCGGCCGCGGGCTGGCCGGCCGCCGGCCCGCCGCTGCGGCGGGCAGCGCCCCCGGCTCCCGGGCCCGGACCGTCGCCGACCAGGCCGCGGTCCGCAACAGCTCCGACCCGCTGGAGCGTGAGGCCGCGCCCAGCACCGAGCGGCACGCCCTGGCCGACCAGGGCGTGTGGGCGCGGGCCGCCGCGCAGTCGCGCGCCACCGCAGCCCCGCGGCCGGTCACCTCGGTCCAGCTCGCCCTCGACCTCGGCGACGAGCCCGGGGAGGGTGAGGTCTCCGGGCTCCCCGAGCTGTCCCCCCAGGAGCGGATGAACGCCGAGCTGGAGATCCTCGGGCTCGACGCGAGCCGGCACGTCGTCGAGACCTACGCGACCTTCCTGCGCCAGCTGGGCACCACCCGCAGCAGCGAGCTGCTCCAGCGCCGCAGCAAGTCCGAGCTCCTGGTCGCGGGGGTCAAGGTCGCCACCCAGACCCCGCCGATCCGCTCCGGCCGGCGGGTCATCTTCCTGACCCTCGACGACTCCACGGGGCCGGTCGACGCGACGTTCTTCGAGGACGCCCAGGGTCCCTACGCCGCCACCGTCTTCCACTCCTGGCTGCTCGTGGTCCGCGGCGAGCTGCGCCGCACCGGCCACCGGGGCGTCTCCCTGCGCGCCACCGGCTGCTGGGCGCTGCCCGAGCTGTTCGCCCTGTGGCAGTCCCACGGTGCCGGCGATGCCGGCATCGAGGCGGTCCGCGCCGCGATGGCCGTCCTGCCCGCGGGCTTCGGGGTCGAGGAGCCCGAGCACCGCCGGGTGCTGGTGCACTCCAGCGGCTTCCGGATGTCGCCCTACTCCGACATCAAGCCCGCCGGTGAGGAGACGAAGGACGTGGCCCGCAAGCTGTGGCACCGCAGCCCCGGGAGCGCAGGATGA
- a CDS encoding endonuclease, translating into MHLILGLRRRRASLVLSLLLLIPLSAAVGAPAQAAAPITVATARATQNGSSATVRGYVVGQPTSSTTVVTSGFPNDYALALADAPGVTDTSQMLYVQIPSAFRAAWGLRSNPSLLGKQIDVTGTLAAYFSRPGLTSGTAFALAGGGSGGGGGGAGGGTTAYDTTYWKNAVGKTGTTLESSLHTIISTGVTKLTYDQVWNALKVTDRDPANAAHVLCIYSGFSLPASDNGGGVDQWNREHVWAKSHGDFGTATGPGTDLHHLRPEDVTVNSARGNLDFDNGGTQNAEAPGNYADADSWEPRDAVKGDVARMIFYMAVRYDGGDGWPDLQVDDVVNNGTAPYLGRISVLLQWNAQDPPSSFEMHRNDVIYTDYQFNRNPFVDHPEWADSIW; encoded by the coding sequence ATGCACCTCATTCTCGGGTTGCGTCGCCGTCGCGCGTCGCTGGTGCTGTCCCTGCTCCTCCTCATCCCGCTGTCGGCCGCGGTCGGCGCTCCCGCCCAGGCGGCCGCGCCGATCACGGTCGCCACTGCGCGGGCCACCCAGAACGGCTCGTCCGCCACCGTCCGCGGCTACGTCGTGGGCCAGCCGACGTCCTCGACCACCGTGGTCACCAGCGGCTTCCCCAACGACTACGCGCTGGCGCTGGCCGACGCGCCCGGTGTCACCGACACCAGCCAGATGCTCTACGTCCAGATTCCCAGCGCCTTCCGGGCAGCCTGGGGGCTCCGGAGCAACCCGTCGCTGCTCGGCAAGCAGATCGATGTCACCGGCACGCTCGCCGCCTACTTCTCCCGGCCGGGCCTGACCTCCGGCACGGCCTTCGCCCTCGCGGGCGGCGGCTCGGGTGGCGGGGGAGGCGGTGCCGGTGGCGGTACGACCGCCTACGACACGACGTACTGGAAGAACGCCGTCGGCAAGACCGGCACGACCCTGGAGTCCTCGCTGCACACGATCATCTCCACGGGCGTCACCAAGCTGACCTACGACCAGGTCTGGAACGCCCTCAAGGTCACCGACCGCGACCCGGCCAACGCCGCCCACGTGCTCTGCATCTACAGCGGCTTCTCGCTGCCGGCCAGCGACAACGGCGGCGGCGTCGACCAGTGGAACCGCGAGCACGTCTGGGCCAAGTCCCACGGCGACTTCGGCACCGCCACCGGTCCCGGCACCGACCTGCACCACCTGCGTCCCGAGGACGTCACCGTCAACTCCGCCCGCGGCAACCTCGACTTCGACAACGGCGGCACCCAGAACGCCGAGGCGCCGGGCAACTACGCCGACGCCGACTCGTGGGAGCCGCGCGACGCCGTCAAGGGCGACGTGGCCCGGATGATCTTCTACATGGCGGTCCGCTACGACGGCGGCGACGGCTGGCCCGACCTCCAGGTCGACGACGTGGTCAACAACGGCACCGCGCCCTACCTCGGCCGGATCTCGGTGCTGCTCCAGTGGAACGCCCAGGACCCGCCCTCCTCGTTCGAGATGCACCGCAACGACGTGATCTACACCGACTACCAGTTCAACCGGAACCCCTTCGTCGACCACCCGGAGTGGGCCGACTCGATCTGGTGA
- a CDS encoding SAV_6107 family HEPN domain-containing protein, whose translation MNAPNPYAPNPYALPATTHSYLARAAESLSEAIGAHEVPTRYACAHVAALRAAAALLAARAHPAPQRRRPQKNAWVLLAEVAPELEEWARFFAAGAGKRAAAEAGSTRAVSEREADDLVRDADRFLAVVEASLGLVPHAQAHRSSVVTRAVG comes from the coding sequence GTGAATGCTCCCAACCCCTACGCTCCCAACCCCTACGCCCTGCCCGCGACCACCCACTCCTACCTCGCCCGGGCGGCGGAGTCGCTGAGCGAGGCGATCGGAGCCCACGAGGTGCCGACCCGCTACGCCTGCGCCCACGTCGCCGCGCTCCGGGCCGCGGCGGCCCTGCTGGCCGCCCGCGCCCATCCGGCGCCCCAGCGGCGACGCCCCCAGAAGAACGCCTGGGTGCTGCTGGCCGAGGTGGCTCCCGAGCTGGAGGAGTGGGCCCGGTTCTTCGCCGCCGGCGCCGGCAAGCGGGCCGCGGCCGAGGCCGGCTCGACGCGGGCCGTCAGCGAGCGCGAGGCCGACGACCTGGTCCGCGACGCCGACCGGTTCCTGGCCGTCGTGGAGGCCTCGCTGGGGCTGGTCCCGCACGCCCAGGCCCACCGAAGTTCGGTGGTGACGCGGGCCGTCGGCTGA
- a CDS encoding DUF6504 family protein has translation MRRYDDPVEVRKGWVTGVEAPEQFLWHGRLWKVRAVLAHWVETAPWWQSSGVRAVIGSDEPDRPDRPGRSGQPGGPGPATHGSSALAADLLVERELWRVEAGRGSDGGGVFDLSFDWSDGHWQLVGCED, from the coding sequence GTGAGGCGGTACGACGACCCTGTCGAGGTGCGCAAGGGCTGGGTGACCGGCGTGGAGGCGCCCGAGCAGTTCCTGTGGCACGGACGGTTGTGGAAGGTGCGGGCGGTGCTCGCCCACTGGGTGGAGACGGCGCCGTGGTGGCAGTCCTCGGGCGTCCGGGCGGTGATCGGCTCCGACGAGCCGGACCGGCCGGACCGGCCGGGGCGGTCGGGGCAGCCCGGGGGACCGGGCCCGGCCACGCACGGCAGCTCGGCGCTGGCCGCCGACCTGCTCGTCGAGCGCGAGCTGTGGCGGGTGGAGGCCGGCCGCGGCTCCGACGGGGGCGGCGTCTTCGACCTCTCCTTCGACTGGAGCGACGGCCACTGGCAGCTCGTCGGCTGCGAGGACTGA
- a CDS encoding MFS transporter: MTSPQRPPRDLRAPYLLLRTHRDLRLLLGANVVSQGGDWILGVGLAYAVYDLTGSTMASAVTLLAAFLPQVVAGPLAGVLVDRWDRRRTMLVANLVMAAGLTPLLLVTDAERVWLVYLVLVGQSVVEVFFAPAEQAFLPRLVADGDLVTANVLNGQARQVARLLGGGLGGVAAAVGGVPAVAAADAVTFVVAALLVAAIRTSGRTTPGTETEDEPATGPVTGAVTGLLSGFGTDLRGGLRAAARERTIRVLMVYLLITQTGEGVMGTLFAPFVRDELHGSGQVYGVISGVQAVGGLLGGLVVASLASRWSPALLLGVGSVLFGCVDLAIFVYPTTYDAVWPAVLGMVLVGIPGAACGAGLMTLVQRHTTDAERGRVFSLVTLAGTVAVVAGTATAGFLGERVGIIPVLACQGVGYVLAGGLVLVSLRARESQERVEDSGEWVASQAPRM, from the coding sequence ATGACATCACCTCAGCGTCCGCCCCGGGACCTCCGGGCGCCCTACCTGCTCCTGCGCACCCACCGCGACCTGCGGCTCCTGCTCGGGGCCAACGTGGTCTCGCAGGGCGGCGACTGGATCCTGGGCGTCGGCCTCGCCTACGCCGTCTACGACCTCACAGGCTCCACGATGGCCTCGGCGGTGACGCTGCTGGCGGCCTTCCTGCCCCAGGTCGTGGCGGGGCCGCTGGCCGGCGTGCTCGTGGACCGCTGGGACCGCCGCCGGACCATGCTGGTCGCCAACCTGGTGATGGCCGCCGGGCTCACCCCGCTGCTGCTGGTCACCGACGCCGAGCGGGTGTGGCTGGTCTACCTGGTGCTGGTCGGACAGTCGGTCGTCGAGGTGTTCTTCGCCCCCGCCGAGCAGGCCTTCCTCCCCCGCCTCGTCGCCGACGGCGACCTGGTGACCGCCAACGTCCTCAACGGCCAGGCCCGGCAGGTCGCCCGGCTGCTCGGCGGCGGGCTCGGCGGCGTCGCGGCCGCGGTGGGCGGCGTCCCGGCGGTCGCCGCCGCCGACGCGGTCACGTTCGTGGTGGCCGCGCTCCTGGTCGCGGCGATCCGCACCAGCGGCCGCACCACCCCCGGGACCGAGACCGAGGACGAGCCGGCCACGGGCCCCGTCACTGGCGCGGTCACCGGCCTGCTCAGCGGCTTCGGCACCGACCTCCGCGGCGGGCTGCGGGCGGCCGCCCGGGAGCGGACGATCCGGGTGCTGATGGTCTACCTGCTCATCACCCAGACCGGCGAGGGGGTCATGGGCACGCTCTTCGCGCCCTTCGTCCGCGACGAGCTGCACGGCAGCGGCCAGGTGTACGGCGTGATCAGCGGCGTGCAGGCCGTCGGCGGTCTCCTCGGCGGCCTGGTGGTGGCGAGCCTGGCCAGCCGGTGGTCACCGGCCCTGCTGCTGGGCGTCGGTTCGGTGCTGTTCGGTTGCGTCGACCTGGCGATCTTCGTCTACCCCACGACGTACGACGCGGTGTGGCCGGCGGTCCTCGGCATGGTCCTGGTCGGCATCCCCGGGGCCGCCTGCGGAGCCGGGCTGATGACCCTGGTGCAGCGGCACACCACCGACGCGGAGCGCGGCCGGGTCTTCAGCCTGGTCACGCTGGCGGGGACCGTCGCGGTCGTGGCCGGGACGGCGACCGCCGGGTTCCTCGGCGAGCGCGTCGGGATCATCCCGGTGCTGGCCTGCCAGGGCGTGGGCTACGTGCTCGCCGGCGGCCTGGTGCTGGTGTCGCTGCGGGCCCGGGAGAGTCAGGAGCGGGTGGAGGACTCCGGGGAGTGGGTGGCCAGCCAGGCGCCGCGGATGTAG
- a CDS encoding YbaK/EbsC family protein, with protein MTSEHPTITLFRDEHRRRDGAGEVVILPDSVHTAALAAQALGCEVGAIANSLLFDAGGAPVLILTSGAHRVDTAKVAERIGVAALTRATPEFVREHTGQVIGGVSPIGHPAPVPTYLDPWLQRYDVVWAAAGHPAAVFSTTFDELLAMTGATVTEVE; from the coding sequence ATGACCAGCGAGCACCCGACGATCACGCTATTTCGAGACGAGCACCGCCGCCGGGACGGCGCCGGTGAGGTGGTCATTCTGCCCGACTCGGTCCACACGGCCGCACTCGCGGCGCAGGCCCTCGGCTGCGAGGTCGGCGCGATCGCCAACAGCCTCCTCTTCGATGCCGGCGGCGCGCCGGTGCTGATCCTGACCTCCGGCGCCCACCGGGTCGACACGGCCAAGGTGGCGGAGCGGATCGGGGTCGCGGCACTCACCCGGGCCACGCCGGAGTTCGTCCGGGAGCACACCGGGCAGGTCATCGGCGGGGTCTCCCCCATCGGCCACCCGGCGCCGGTGCCGACGTACCTCGACCCGTGGCTCCAGCGGTACGACGTGGTGTGGGCCGCCGCGGGCCACCCCGCGGCCGTGTTCTCGACCACCTTCGACGAGCTGCTCGCGATGACCGGCGCGACCGTGACGGAGGTGGAGTGA
- a CDS encoding ArsC/Spx/MgsR family protein: MEIWLNPACSKCRTAVSELEAAGVDFTVRRYLDEPPTAAELGEVVARMGLEPWDVARDKEAAEEGIDLPRDASHRDEWLAALAAHPRAIQRPIITAADGTTVIGRDADSLDRVVTAEA, encoded by the coding sequence ATGGAGATCTGGCTCAACCCCGCCTGCTCCAAGTGCCGCACCGCGGTCTCCGAGCTGGAGGCGGCCGGCGTGGACTTCACCGTGCGCCGCTACCTCGACGAGCCGCCGACGGCGGCCGAGCTCGGCGAGGTCGTGGCCCGCATGGGGCTCGAGCCCTGGGACGTGGCCCGCGACAAGGAGGCCGCCGAGGAGGGGATCGACCTCCCCCGCGACGCCTCCCACCGCGACGAGTGGCTGGCCGCGCTGGCCGCCCACCCGCGCGCCATCCAGCGGCCGATCATCACCGCCGCCGACGGCACCACCGTGATCGGCCGGGACGCGGACTCGCTCGACCGCGTCGTCACCGCGGAGGCCTGA
- a CDS encoding DUF4126 domain-containing protein has translation MDSLPLVFSSGWASGVNTYLVVLVLGIGDRVSDSPQIPDALGRWDVLGVAFFLYAFEFVADKIPYVDSTWDVVSTAIRPTAGAVIGVLLAGDADTLQQAVAGSVGGGTALASHLVKAGGRLAINSSPEPVTNITASVLEDVAVLGVVWFAIDHPRAAAAVAGVLLALGLLMLWFVAKLVRRGWRRWQARRSRVTH, from the coding sequence GTGGACTCGCTGCCCCTGGTGTTCTCGAGCGGCTGGGCCAGCGGCGTCAACACCTACCTCGTCGTCCTCGTGCTCGGGATCGGCGACCGGGTCAGCGACTCCCCGCAGATCCCCGACGCGCTCGGCCGGTGGGACGTGCTCGGTGTTGCGTTCTTCCTCTACGCGTTCGAGTTCGTGGCCGACAAGATCCCCTACGTCGACTCGACGTGGGACGTCGTGTCGACCGCGATCCGGCCGACCGCGGGCGCAGTGATCGGCGTGCTGCTCGCGGGGGACGCCGACACGCTGCAGCAGGCCGTCGCGGGCTCGGTCGGCGGCGGCACCGCCCTGGCCTCCCACCTGGTCAAGGCGGGCGGCCGGCTCGCGATCAACTCCTCCCCCGAGCCGGTCACCAACATCACCGCCAGCGTCCTGGAGGACGTCGCGGTGCTGGGCGTGGTCTGGTTCGCCATCGACCACCCGCGGGCCGCGGCCGCCGTCGCCGGGGTGCTGCTCGCCCTCGGGCTGCTGATGCTGTGGTTCGTCGCCAAGCTCGTCCGCCGCGGCTGGCGGCGATGGCAGGCCAGGCGGTCGCGGGTGACCCACTAG
- a CDS encoding phytoene desaturase family protein, which produces MRVVVVGGGFGGLASAVRLAKTGHEVTLVERSPQVGGALAEVTSEGFAWDAGPTATVMPAVVRDLFRKSGRPLERELELVQHQVVREHRFDDGTSVRLPGGSRAAQIAAFDELEPGLGLRWADHVASYADDWEVLRRGYFEQPWTPDALPRDVAARLDSREVLHKRLRKTFKDERLRLVAGHPFVAEGHDLRNVPAWAGLVSYLEQRFGCWTVEGGMPRLGTALAERLVTRQVTVLTGTDVRDIVLRGGRAVAVATDAGEIAADAVVCAVDPRRLPALAPHVVRTMPAIPPVVSYLGLEGDVPDLPHEVVVHGDPLLVVRTGGRAPDGCAAWTVHGRGRLAEDLLRALAREEIDVRKNVVVRLDRTPRQLVEEWGGSPHGVLWQGRATVRQRLGPTTPVPGVYAAGAHATPGGGLPYVGLSAALVAQAIGPA; this is translated from the coding sequence ATGCGCGTGGTGGTGGTCGGCGGTGGCTTCGGCGGCCTGGCATCGGCGGTGCGGCTGGCCAAGACCGGCCACGAGGTCACGCTCGTGGAGCGCTCGCCGCAGGTGGGCGGCGCGCTCGCCGAGGTGACCTCGGAAGGCTTCGCCTGGGACGCCGGCCCGACGGCCACGGTGATGCCGGCGGTGGTGCGCGACCTGTTCCGCAAGTCCGGCCGGCCGCTGGAGCGCGAGCTGGAGCTGGTGCAGCACCAGGTCGTGCGCGAGCACCGCTTCGACGACGGCACGTCCGTCCGGCTGCCGGGCGGGTCCCGGGCCGCGCAGATCGCGGCGTTCGACGAGCTCGAGCCGGGCCTGGGGCTGCGCTGGGCCGACCACGTGGCGTCGTACGCCGATGACTGGGAGGTGCTGCGCCGCGGCTACTTCGAGCAGCCGTGGACGCCGGACGCGCTCCCCCGCGACGTGGCCGCGCGCCTGGACAGCCGCGAGGTGCTGCACAAGAGGCTGCGCAAGACGTTCAAGGACGAGCGGCTGCGGCTGGTGGCCGGGCACCCCTTCGTCGCCGAGGGGCACGACCTGCGCAACGTCCCGGCCTGGGCCGGGCTGGTGTCCTACCTCGAGCAACGCTTCGGCTGCTGGACCGTCGAGGGCGGCATGCCGCGACTCGGTACGGCGCTCGCCGAGCGGCTCGTGACCCGCCAGGTGACCGTGCTGACCGGGACCGACGTGCGCGACATCGTGCTGCGCGGCGGGCGGGCCGTGGCCGTCGCGACCGACGCGGGCGAGATCGCGGCCGACGCCGTCGTGTGTGCGGTCGACCCGCGGCGACTGCCGGCGCTCGCCCCGCACGTGGTCCGCACGATGCCGGCCATCCCGCCGGTGGTCTCCTACCTCGGGCTCGAGGGCGACGTGCCCGACCTGCCGCACGAGGTCGTGGTGCACGGCGACCCGCTGCTGGTCGTGCGCACTGGCGGCCGGGCTCCCGACGGCTGCGCGGCCTGGACCGTGCACGGCCGCGGCCGGCTGGCCGAGGACCTGCTGCGGGCCCTCGCGCGCGAGGAGATCGACGTACGCAAGAACGTCGTGGTGCGCCTCGACCGCACGCCGCGGCAGCTGGTCGAGGAGTGGGGCGGCTCACCGCACGGCGTGCTGTGGCAGGGCCGCGCGACCGTCCGGCAGCGGCTGGGGCCGACGACGCCGGTGCCCGGCGTCTATGCGGCCGGCGCGCACGCGACCCCGGGCGGCGGGCTGCCCTACGTGGGGCTGTCGGCGGCGCTGGTGGCGCAGGCGATCGGGCCGGCGTGA